One Methylobacterium oryzae DNA window includes the following coding sequences:
- a CDS encoding Bcr/CflA family efflux MFS transporter, with protein MGLIRAPALARPRIRPGSAAFSALLGLLAALPTFGIDMILPSLSDTATALHVPATAMGAAMGIYLLGFGGALLVYGPVSDRLGRKPAIVCGCLLLVVGSLGCGAARTLPDFLLFRILQGIGAAGPGMAVLAMVRDLFEGEAARARVSFVVLTINVVPMMAPTIGAGLMDLGGWRLIHAAPVAAALAALVAIRHIDEPLQRAAGPGPASGILRGYGRILASRVFLGHALCNAAAAGAVFAYITGSALVFIDALGLSPLAYGLVFGASSLSVMVGAFLNGRLSARGVPPPRVIAAGLVLATGAASLLLVAALARPPAAAPVVAAMVGVALAFGLVSPNAVHGATERDPAAAGAASAVAVFLQMLAAAVASDLVARFFDGRSALSMAAVMLGCSLAAAAAHAGLARPAPRAPSRPYGEPACSSIRPPGSPST; from the coding sequence TTGGGCCTGATCCGCGCGCCCGCGCTGGCGCGGCCCCGCATCCGCCCCGGCTCGGCCGCCTTCTCGGCGCTCCTCGGGCTGCTGGCGGCGCTCCCGACCTTCGGGATCGACATGATCCTGCCGAGCCTGTCGGACACGGCGACCGCGCTGCACGTCCCGGCCACCGCGATGGGCGCGGCCATGGGCATCTACCTGCTCGGTTTCGGCGGCGCGCTGCTGGTCTACGGCCCGGTCTCGGACCGGCTGGGCCGCAAGCCGGCCATCGTCTGCGGCTGCCTCCTCCTCGTCGTGGGCAGCCTCGGCTGCGGCGCGGCGCGGACGCTGCCGGACTTCCTGCTGTTCCGGATCCTCCAGGGGATCGGCGCGGCGGGCCCCGGCATGGCGGTCCTCGCGATGGTGCGCGACCTGTTCGAGGGCGAGGCCGCGCGCGCCCGGGTGTCCTTCGTCGTCCTCACCATCAACGTGGTGCCGATGATGGCCCCGACCATCGGTGCCGGGCTGATGGATCTCGGCGGCTGGCGCCTGATCCACGCCGCGCCGGTCGCCGCCGCCCTGGCGGCCCTGGTGGCGATCCGGCACATCGACGAGCCCCTGCAGCGGGCCGCGGGCCCCGGGCCGGCCTCGGGGATCCTGCGCGGCTACGGGCGGATCCTGGCGAGCCGGGTCTTCCTCGGCCACGCCCTGTGCAACGCCGCGGCGGCCGGGGCGGTCTTCGCCTACATCACCGGCTCGGCGCTGGTGTTCATCGACGCCCTCGGGCTCAGTCCGCTGGCCTACGGCCTGGTCTTCGGGGCGAGTTCCCTGTCGGTGATGGTCGGCGCCTTCCTGAACGGGCGGCTCTCGGCCCGGGGCGTCCCCCCGCCGCGGGTGATCGCCGCCGGCCTCGTTCTGGCGACCGGCGCGGCTTCCCTGCTCCTCGTCGCGGCGCTCGCCCGACCGCCCGCGGCCGCGCCGGTGGTCGCCGCGATGGTCGGCGTGGCCCTGGCCTTCGGCCTCGTCTCGCCCAACGCCGTGCACGGTGCGACGGAGCGCGACCCGGCGGCCGCGGGCGCGGCCAGCGCCGTCGCGGTCTTCCTGCAGATGCTCGCGGCGGCCGTCGCCAGCGACCTCGTCGCCCGGTTCTTCGACGGCCGGTCCGCCCTGTCGATGGCCGCCGTGATGCTCGGCTGCAGCCTCGCGGCCGCCGCCGCCCACGCGGGTCTCGCCCGGCCGGCGCCCCGCGCCCCCTCCCGACCCTACGGAGAACCCGCATGCTCTTCGATCCGCCCCCCTGGCAGCCCCTCCACCTGA
- a CDS encoding alpha/beta fold hydrolase has protein sequence MLFDPPPWQPLHLTRDGGRLAHIEAGPLTPEGQPLLLINGWTGDHGIFTPQIRHFSRTRRVVAVDLRGHGASDAPERDYTVAGFAEDVAWQSRTLGLVKPIVIGHSFGGAVALELCGRHPDLAAGLVMIDSIVLPSADAAGGAAIEGLLAGVGGPDYRSVVREMAWAIGGAYDHPARRKAIFETFILGPCQRTPQHVAHAALRDMVLAHDPVPAARACRVPMAYISADVPLVAAARDLDRLRELCPQLVTAQTLLAGHFNTIEVAEQVNAMIERFLAVGLRPRAR, from the coding sequence ATGCTCTTCGATCCGCCCCCCTGGCAGCCCCTCCACCTGACGCGCGACGGCGGCCGGCTCGCCCATATCGAGGCCGGGCCGCTCACCCCCGAGGGGCAGCCGCTGCTGCTCATCAACGGCTGGACCGGGGACCACGGCATCTTCACGCCGCAGATCCGGCACTTCTCGCGGACGCGCCGCGTCGTGGCGGTCGACCTGCGCGGTCACGGCGCCAGCGACGCGCCGGAGCGCGACTACACGGTCGCGGGCTTCGCCGAGGACGTCGCGTGGCAGAGCCGGACGCTGGGCCTCGTGAAGCCGATCGTGATCGGCCACAGCTTCGGCGGCGCGGTGGCGCTGGAGCTGTGCGGCCGCCATCCCGACCTCGCCGCCGGCCTCGTCATGATCGACTCGATCGTCCTGCCGTCTGCGGACGCGGCGGGCGGCGCCGCGATCGAGGGGCTGCTGGCGGGCGTCGGCGGCCCGGATTACCGGTCCGTCGTGCGGGAGATGGCCTGGGCGATCGGCGGCGCCTACGACCACCCGGCCCGGCGGAAGGCGATCTTCGAGACCTTCATCCTCGGCCCCTGCCAGCGGACACCGCAGCACGTGGCCCACGCGGCGCTGCGCGACATGGTGCTGGCCCACGATCCCGTCCCGGCCGCGCGCGCCTGCCGGGTCCCGATGGCCTACATCTCGGCGGACGTGCCGCTCGTGGCGGCGGCCCGCGACCTCGACCGGCTGCGGGAGCTCTGCCCGCAGCTCGTCACCGCCCAGACGCTGCTGGCGGGCCACTTCAACACGATCGAAGTGGCCGAGCAGGTCAACGCGATGATCGAGCGCTTCCTGGCGGTCGGCCTGCGGCCGCGCGCGCGGTAG
- a CDS encoding cytochrome P450 — translation MNATEDLTRQAGPPEAPTRVPTGVPTLTVAELEADPHGVYRAWRPRLPFVGHEVAGVLVLRARDVDLLMRDPRAQATETLYPESRAIPEGALFDIFAHGMLTANGAVHRRRRSPFTRTFAARLIEGLRPRIRVAAEGLVRDWLGDGEVDLVARYTAQIPAQVIADILGLPRDDIPRFTHLAYEVSRVLSFTFGPEDIPDLEAAAVALQDYVAGILAARRSAPRADFLSRFLAETEAAGELTQQEVVIQLVQMIIGGTDTTRVAGAMQVALLLQHPEQWAAVSRDPDLIPAAVAESLRYEPSAGSAGRVAREDIPLDGHVVPAGSLMLLSTLSAMRDETVYARPDTFDIRRTDLPRLHPVFGGGAHRCIGEALARVELEEGLGAVLRLAPRLRLTGAMPVLRGHSGIRRIDALRVAA, via the coding sequence ATGAATGCGACCGAAGATCTGACGCGACAGGCAGGCCCGCCCGAAGCCCCGACCCGCGTCCCGACCGGCGTCCCGACGCTCACGGTGGCGGAGTTGGAGGCCGACCCGCACGGTGTCTACCGCGCCTGGCGGCCGCGGCTGCCCTTCGTCGGCCACGAGGTCGCGGGCGTCCTCGTCCTCCGCGCCCGCGACGTCGACCTGCTGATGCGCGACCCCCGCGCCCAAGCCACGGAGACGCTCTATCCGGAGTCGCGCGCGATCCCCGAGGGGGCGCTGTTCGACATCTTCGCGCACGGCATGCTCACGGCCAACGGCGCGGTCCACCGCCGGCGCCGCTCGCCCTTCACCCGCACCTTCGCGGCGCGCCTGATCGAGGGCCTTCGGCCCCGGATTCGCGTCGCCGCTGAGGGCCTCGTCCGCGACTGGCTGGGGGACGGGGAGGTCGACCTCGTCGCGCGCTACACCGCGCAGATCCCGGCCCAGGTCATCGCCGACATCCTCGGCCTGCCGCGCGACGACATCCCGCGGTTCACGCACCTCGCCTACGAGGTCTCCCGGGTGCTGAGCTTCACCTTCGGACCGGAGGACATCCCCGATCTGGAGGCGGCGGCGGTCGCGCTGCAGGACTACGTGGCCGGGATCCTCGCCGCGCGCCGGTCGGCGCCCCGCGCCGATTTCCTGTCGCGCTTCCTCGCGGAGACCGAGGCGGCCGGCGAGCTCACGCAGCAGGAGGTGGTGATCCAGCTCGTGCAGATGATCATCGGCGGCACCGACACGACCCGGGTCGCCGGCGCCATGCAGGTGGCGCTGCTGCTGCAGCATCCCGAGCAGTGGGCGGCGGTCAGCCGCGATCCCGACCTGATCCCGGCCGCGGTGGCGGAGTCGCTCCGCTACGAGCCGAGCGCCGGCTCCGCCGGCCGGGTCGCCCGGGAGGACATTCCCCTCGACGGGCACGTCGTGCCGGCCGGAAGCCTGATGCTGCTCTCGACGCTGTCGGCGATGCGGGACGAGACGGTCTACGCGCGTCCCGACACGTTCGACATCCGGCGCACCGACCTCCCGCGCCTCCACCCGGTCTTCGGCGGCGGCGCGCACCGGTGCATCGGCGAGGCCCTGGCGCGGGTCGAGCTGGAGGAGGGACTGGGCGCCGTGCTGCGCCTCGCCCCGCGCCTGCGCCTGACCGGCGCGATGCCGGTCCTCCGCGGCCACAGCGGCATCCGCCGCATCGACGCGCTGCGGGTCGCCGCCTAG
- a CDS encoding glycosyltransferase codes for MKVLLCSTPATGHLNPLLAIAHMLIADGHEVMVLSGSAFRDRIVAAGARFMALPGAADFDGRDLRAVVPELAEIAPGPDWLRVAMERVFVDRIPDQARGLRAALRAFPASLVIGDDMFFGALPLLLGPRAERPAIVLCGTSILHCARPDRAPAFLGLPPAETPEQEAAYGRIAEAYEAAVDRPVGLSLAAKLAELGRAAPPWPLFDAVVRLADTYLQLTVPSFEYPFPLPPTVRFIGALPIVPGQAALPPWAGDLDGARKVVLVTQGTVANHDFGLLVGPALRALADETDILTVVTGGGRGLDAIPGPIPANARLSPYLPFEWLLPRVDAMVTNGGYGSVNQALSHGIPLVAAGLTEDKADVNARIAWSGAGIDLAANDPTPEAIRKAVRTVLDAPGHRREARRLAAEFAAYDAKAEILRLLSSHGDRARSAA; via the coding sequence ATGAAGGTCCTCCTCTGCTCGACGCCCGCCACGGGCCATCTCAATCCCCTCCTCGCCATCGCCCACATGCTGATCGCGGACGGCCACGAGGTCATGGTCCTCTCGGGCTCGGCCTTCCGCGACCGCATCGTGGCGGCCGGCGCCCGCTTCATGGCGCTGCCGGGCGCGGCGGATTTCGACGGCCGCGACCTCCGCGCGGTCGTGCCCGAACTTGCCGAGATCGCGCCGGGACCGGACTGGCTGCGCGTCGCCATGGAGCGCGTGTTCGTCGACCGCATCCCCGACCAGGCGCGCGGCCTGCGCGCGGCGCTCCGGGCCTTCCCGGCCTCGCTGGTGATCGGCGACGACATGTTCTTCGGCGCCCTGCCGCTGCTGCTGGGGCCGCGCGCGGAGCGCCCCGCCATCGTCCTGTGCGGCACGTCGATCCTGCACTGCGCGCGGCCCGACCGGGCTCCGGCCTTCCTGGGCCTCCCGCCGGCCGAGACGCCCGAGCAGGAGGCCGCCTACGGCCGCATCGCAGAGGCCTACGAGGCGGCGGTCGACCGGCCGGTCGGGCTGAGCCTCGCCGCCAAGCTGGCGGAACTCGGCCGGGCCGCCCCGCCCTGGCCGCTGTTCGACGCGGTGGTCCGGCTCGCCGACACCTACCTGCAGCTGACCGTCCCTAGTTTCGAGTACCCGTTCCCGCTGCCGCCGACGGTGCGCTTCATCGGGGCGCTGCCGATCGTCCCGGGGCAGGCGGCGCTCCCGCCCTGGGCGGGCGACCTCGACGGCGCGCGCAAGGTCGTGCTGGTCACGCAGGGCACGGTCGCGAACCACGATTTCGGCCTGCTCGTCGGCCCCGCCCTCCGGGCGCTGGCCGATGAGACCGACATCCTGACCGTGGTGACGGGCGGCGGCCGGGGGCTCGACGCGATCCCCGGCCCGATCCCGGCCAACGCGCGGCTCTCGCCCTACCTGCCCTTCGAGTGGCTGCTGCCCCGGGTCGACGCCATGGTGACCAACGGCGGCTACGGGAGCGTGAACCAGGCCCTGAGCCACGGGATCCCCCTCGTCGCCGCCGGCCTCACCGAGGACAAGGCCGACGTGAACGCCCGCATCGCGTGGTCGGGGGCCGGGATCGACCTCGCCGCGAATGACCCGACGCCGGAGGCGATCCGGAAGGCGGTGCGGACCGTGCTCGACGCGCCCGGCCATCGCCGGGAGGCGCGGCGCCTCGCCGCCGAGTTCGCCGCCTACGACGCCAAGGCCGAGATCCTGCGGCTCCTGTCCAGCCACGGCGACCGCGCGCGCAGCGCCGCCTGA
- a CDS encoding adenylate/guanylate cyclase domain-containing protein, giving the protein MALREPRADTADACSGLAGGVGRRARAVPLRRHLAVAAAGRGRLLAAAPLPLLLALAATTTPEPVTVGLGGLALAWLSLRVHRLRGAACAATRQRNNLARLTAPTVARWVAETDRAARRPGWEQEATVLFADIRGFTRLCEGMAPGEVAAFLAAFRSRAARAIEAAGGFVDKFVGDEVMAVFGVPDAAPGDAGRAVAAARALAAAMATWSRERGQAGLPPVRVGIGLHRGPVFIGVIGAERVEFTAVGDTVNVARRLEQMTRALPCDCLASEAVVRAAPSGGARIVAVGPVRGGRTVLRLFTLRLDPAGTRAD; this is encoded by the coding sequence ATGGCGCTGCGGGAGCCCCGCGCGGACACGGCGGACGCCTGTTCCGGGCTCGCTGGCGGTGTCGGGCGACGGGCGCGGGCCGTTCCCCTCCGCCGACACCTCGCCGTCGCGGCGGCGGGGCGCGGCCGGCTCCTCGCCGCGGCGCCGCTGCCGCTGCTCCTGGCGCTCGCGGCCACGACGACGCCCGAGCCCGTCACGGTCGGGCTCGGCGGGCTCGCCCTGGCATGGCTCTCGCTGCGGGTGCACCGCCTGCGCGGCGCCGCGTGCGCCGCGACGCGGCAGCGGAACAACCTCGCGCGCCTGACCGCGCCGACGGTCGCCCGATGGGTCGCCGAGACGGATCGCGCCGCCCGGCGCCCCGGCTGGGAGCAGGAGGCGACGGTGCTCTTCGCCGACATCCGCGGCTTCACCCGCCTCTGCGAGGGCATGGCGCCCGGCGAGGTCGCGGCGTTCCTCGCCGCGTTCCGGTCCCGTGCCGCGCGGGCGATCGAGGCGGCGGGCGGCTTCGTCGACAAGTTCGTCGGCGACGAGGTGATGGCGGTGTTCGGCGTGCCGGACGCAGCGCCCGGGGATGCCGGTCGCGCCGTCGCGGCGGCCCGCGCGCTCGCGGCCGCGATGGCGACCTGGAGCCGGGAGCGCGGACAGGCCGGCCTGCCACCGGTGCGGGTCGGCATCGGGCTGCATCGCGGCCCGGTCTTCATCGGCGTCATCGGGGCGGAGCGGGTCGAGTTCACGGCAGTCGGCGACACCGTCAACGTGGCCCGTCGGCTGGAACAGATGACCCGCGCGCTGCCCTGCGACTGCCTCGCCTCCGAGGCGGTCGTCCGGGCGGCGCCGTCCGGCGGGGCGCGGATCGTGGCTGTCGGGCCCGTGCGCGGCGGCCGCACCGTCCTGCGCCTGTTCACCCTCCGGCTCGATCCGGCCGGGACGCGTGCGGACTGA
- a CDS encoding ATP-binding cassette domain-containing protein produces MPAQLALLNLAWTAPDGRAVLSGITASFGQERTGIVGRNGAGKSTLLNLLAGRLAPTGGSIHRDGTVALLRQFAAPTADETVADLFGATAGLALLRRAEAGAAEADELAVADWTLAERLTGALARMGVAVDPDTPLRRLSGGQRARAALAAAIFAAPDFLLLDEPTNDLDRDGRRAVLELLQGWRAGAIVVSHDRALLDAMDAIVDLAPAEATRYRGNFDAFRQAKATRLAAAEHDLAVAEKRTTDLARRAQERVERQQRRDAAGHRRSAKGDLPRILAGARRDNAERTAGGSARLTERQRAGAEADLAEARDRIAAVKPAAIALPPSGLHADRRVLALTDVTVGYRPGQPVLRDVSLAVTGPERVALRGRNGSGKSTLLALVAGRLSPWSGRVSVGVRAALLDQRLDLLDRDRTVAENFARLNPEEDANGCRAALARFQFRAAAADRPVAALSGGERVRTALACVLGNRAPPPLLILDEPTNHLDLDAVEALEAGLAAYDGALLVVSHDAAFLDALGITRRVDLDDLADRPRA; encoded by the coding sequence ATGCCAGCACAGCTCGCCCTCCTGAACCTCGCGTGGACCGCGCCTGACGGGCGCGCCGTCCTCTCCGGCATCACCGCCAGCTTCGGGCAGGAGCGGACCGGCATCGTCGGCCGCAACGGGGCCGGCAAGAGCACGCTCCTGAACCTCCTGGCCGGCCGCCTCGCGCCGACGGGCGGCAGCATCCACCGCGACGGCACGGTCGCCCTGCTGCGCCAGTTCGCGGCCCCGACCGCCGACGAGACCGTCGCCGACCTGTTCGGCGCGACGGCGGGCTTGGCGCTGCTCCGCCGCGCGGAGGCCGGTGCGGCGGAGGCCGACGAGCTCGCCGTCGCCGACTGGACGCTCGCGGAGCGCCTGACGGGAGCGCTGGCGCGGATGGGCGTGGCGGTGGACCCCGACACGCCGCTCCGGCGCCTCTCCGGCGGGCAGCGCGCCCGCGCGGCGCTGGCGGCGGCGATCTTCGCCGCGCCGGATTTCCTGCTCCTCGACGAGCCGACCAACGACCTCGATCGCGACGGGCGGCGGGCGGTCCTGGAACTTCTGCAGGGATGGCGCGCCGGCGCGATCGTGGTCAGCCACGACCGGGCCCTGCTCGACGCGATGGACGCGATCGTGGACCTCGCGCCGGCGGAGGCGACCCGCTACCGGGGCAATTTCGACGCCTTCCGGCAGGCCAAGGCGACGCGTCTCGCCGCGGCCGAGCACGACCTCGCGGTCGCCGAGAAGCGGACGACGGACCTCGCCCGCCGGGCGCAGGAGCGCGTCGAGCGCCAGCAGCGCCGCGACGCGGCCGGGCACCGCCGCTCCGCGAAGGGCGACCTGCCCCGGATCCTGGCCGGGGCTCGCCGGGACAACGCGGAGCGGACGGCGGGCGGGAGCGCGCGCCTCACCGAGCGCCAGCGCGCCGGCGCCGAGGCCGATCTGGCGGAGGCCCGGGACCGGATCGCGGCGGTGAAGCCGGCCGCGATCGCGCTCCCGCCGAGCGGGCTCCACGCCGACCGGCGCGTCCTCGCGCTCACCGACGTGACGGTCGGCTACCGGCCGGGTCAGCCGGTCCTGCGGGACGTGTCCCTCGCGGTCACGGGTCCGGAGCGCGTCGCCCTCCGCGGGCGGAACGGCTCGGGCAAGTCGACCCTGCTCGCGCTGGTCGCCGGCCGCCTCAGCCCGTGGTCGGGCCGCGTCTCGGTCGGGGTGCGCGCCGCGCTGCTCGACCAGCGCCTCGACCTCCTCGATCGCGACCGGACCGTGGCGGAGAACTTCGCGCGTCTCAACCCGGAGGAGGACGCGAACGGGTGCCGGGCGGCGCTGGCGCGGTTCCAGTTCCGGGCGGCGGCCGCGGACCGCCCCGTCGCGGCGCTGAGCGGCGGCGAGCGGGTCCGGACCGCCCTCGCCTGCGTGCTCGGCAACCGCGCGCCCCCGCCCCTCCTGATCCTCGACGAGCCGACCAACCACCTCGACCTGGACGCGGTCGAGGCTCTCGAGGCCGGGTTGGCGGCCTATGACGGCGCGCTCCTCGTCGTCAGCCACGACGCGGCCTTCCTGGACGCGTTGGGGATCACCCGGCGCGTCGACCTCGACGACCTCGCCGACCGGCCCCGCGCCTGA
- a CDS encoding SDR family oxidoreductase, protein MKIVVIGGSGLIGRHLTAELKRAGHEAVPASPSTGVDAVTGAGLAQVLVGADTVVDVANAPSFEEAAVRDFFERSSRNLLAAGRQAGVKHHVALSIVGADRADGNGYFRAKVAQERLIAASGLPYTIVRATQFFEFVATIAEAFAVGERILVPDADFQPIAAADVAAALAAVAVGAPVDGTIDVAGPERLPFRAFVARRAAAAGDGRAVTVDAAARYFGAALARGSLVPDDAAAARLGDTRFETWLTTA, encoded by the coding sequence ATGAAGATCGTGGTGATCGGCGGCAGCGGCTTGATCGGCCGGCATCTGACGGCCGAGCTGAAGCGCGCGGGCCATGAGGCCGTCCCCGCCTCCCCGAGCACGGGCGTCGACGCCGTGACCGGCGCCGGCTTGGCCCAGGTTCTCGTCGGCGCCGACACCGTGGTCGATGTGGCGAACGCGCCCTCCTTCGAGGAGGCGGCGGTGCGCGACTTCTTCGAGCGCTCGAGCCGCAACCTCCTCGCCGCCGGCCGGCAGGCGGGCGTCAAGCACCACGTCGCCCTCTCGATCGTCGGCGCGGACCGCGCGGACGGCAACGGCTACTTCCGGGCGAAGGTCGCGCAGGAGCGGCTGATCGCGGCGTCGGGCCTTCCCTACACCATCGTCCGCGCCACCCAGTTCTTCGAGTTCGTCGCGACGATCGCCGAAGCCTTCGCGGTCGGGGAGCGGATCCTCGTGCCGGACGCGGATTTCCAGCCCATCGCGGCGGCGGACGTGGCCGCGGCGCTCGCCGCGGTGGCGGTCGGCGCGCCGGTCGACGGGACGATCGACGTCGCGGGGCCGGAGCGGCTGCCGTTCCGGGCGTTCGTCGCCCGGCGCGCGGCGGCCGCCGGCGACGGCCGCGCGGTGACGGTCGACGCCGCGGCCCGCTACTTCGGTGCCGCGCTGGCGCGAGGCTCCCTGGTCCCCGACGACGCGGCCGCGGCCCGCCTCGGGGATACGCGCTTCGAGACCTGGCTCACGACGGCATGA
- a CDS encoding sigma-70 family RNA polymerase sigma factor, whose amino-acid sequence MPPGRGDGTAAFEAHRPRLLRIAYRMLGSRSEAEDVVQDAWLRWVAADRSGVAAPDRFLARVVTRLCLDQIKSARARRESYVGPWLPEPLIEPLVEPGADGVDEDDLTLTLMLALERLSPLERAAFLLHDVFGLPLGDVAETLGRTAPAVRQLAARARRNVRAARPRFPVTRDEGERVARAFFEASASGDVAGLRTLLADRVTLSSDGGGRVLAFVNPIRGLERLLRLYAGARRKWGDGRAALVGFVWIDGLPGYVTRERGGLLQTTALAIENGRVDAIYITRNPDKLHHVARAVAAGPGPGDAAGPAARRS is encoded by the coding sequence ATGCCGCCGGGGCGCGGGGACGGGACCGCCGCCTTCGAGGCCCACCGTCCCCGGCTCCTGCGCATCGCCTACCGCATGCTCGGCTCGCGCAGCGAGGCCGAGGACGTCGTGCAGGACGCGTGGCTGCGCTGGGTCGCGGCGGACCGGAGCGGGGTCGCGGCGCCCGACCGGTTCCTCGCGCGCGTCGTGACGCGCCTCTGCCTCGACCAGATCAAGTCGGCGCGCGCGCGCAGGGAGAGCTATGTCGGCCCCTGGCTGCCGGAACCGCTGATCGAGCCGCTGGTCGAGCCGGGGGCGGACGGCGTGGACGAGGACGACCTCACGCTGACGCTGATGCTCGCGCTCGAGCGGCTGTCTCCCTTGGAACGCGCGGCCTTCCTGCTCCACGACGTGTTCGGCCTGCCGCTCGGCGACGTCGCGGAGACGCTCGGGCGAACGGCGCCGGCCGTGCGCCAGCTCGCGGCGCGCGCGCGCCGGAACGTCCGGGCCGCGCGCCCGCGCTTTCCCGTGACCCGCGACGAGGGCGAGCGCGTCGCCCGGGCGTTCTTCGAGGCCTCCGCGAGCGGCGATGTCGCGGGGCTGCGGACGCTGCTCGCCGACCGCGTGACGCTCTCTTCGGACGGGGGCGGCAGGGTGCTCGCCTTCGTCAACCCGATCCGGGGGCTCGAGCGCCTGCTCCGGCTCTACGCGGGCGCGCGGCGCAAGTGGGGCGACGGCCGGGCGGCGCTGGTCGGGTTCGTGTGGATCGACGGGCTTCCGGGCTATGTCACCCGCGAGCGCGGCGGCCTCCTGCAGACGACGGCCCTCGCGATCGAGAACGGCCGGGTCGACGCCATCTACATCACGCGCAATCCCGACAAGCTCCACCACGTCGCGCGCGCCGTCGCGGCCGGCCCGGGACCCGGCGACGCGGCCGGGCCTGCGGCGCGCCGGTCTTGA
- a CDS encoding peptide deformylase, which produces MPARPLVLFPDPRLTRPAEPVDAFDAALRALADDVRDTLMAESAIGLTAPHIGVAARLVVVRMSPDESARVYVNPVVSWASPDTEAHDEGSVSMPGVRERITRAARIRLSYRDLDGSAHEEETEGFPAAVLQHEIDQLDGVFWIARLSRLKRERLLKRFGKGRPA; this is translated from the coding sequence ATGCCGGCGCGCCCGCTCGTCCTGTTTCCCGATCCCCGCCTGACGCGCCCGGCCGAACCGGTCGACGCGTTCGACGCGGCCCTGCGGGCCCTCGCCGACGACGTCCGGGACACGCTCATGGCCGAGAGCGCCATCGGCCTGACGGCCCCGCATATCGGCGTGGCCGCGCGCCTCGTGGTGGTGCGGATGTCGCCGGACGAGAGCGCCCGCGTCTACGTGAACCCCGTCGTGTCCTGGGCGTCCCCCGACACGGAGGCCCACGATGAGGGCAGCGTCAGCATGCCGGGGGTGCGCGAGCGGATCACCCGGGCCGCCCGCATCCGCCTGAGCTACCGCGACCTCGACGGGTCCGCCCACGAGGAGGAGACCGAGGGCTTCCCGGCCGCGGTCCTCCAGCACGAGATCGACCAGCTCGACGGCGTGTTCTGGATCGCCCGCCTGTCGCGCCTGAAGCGCGAGCGACTGCTGAAGCGGTTCGGGAAGGGCCGGCCCGCCTGA
- a CDS encoding FkbM family methyltransferase: MHPAVAAANAFRAVHDAGQVPDYERILRQGYSRFLAPGDVVVDVGAHTGLHLVAFVDIVGPTGKVHAFEPIPFLMKDLVGRFGRRPEVELHDVALSDAAGRTDFTVASVPGESGLLARYFSSPAITSKTIKVRTERLDTALSHVPAVAYIKMDIEGGELNALSGAAQLLRRCRPIVSVEYGWAGYSAYGHAQDSLYRFAESHGYICADITGNLIDDASTWLEVSDYVTWDFFLVPQERRADWAALFARRPEPGPA; encoded by the coding sequence ATGCATCCTGCCGTGGCCGCCGCCAACGCCTTCAGGGCGGTTCATGACGCCGGTCAGGTCCCGGACTACGAGCGCATCCTGCGGCAGGGCTACAGCCGCTTCCTCGCTCCGGGGGATGTCGTCGTCGACGTCGGCGCCCATACCGGGCTCCACCTCGTCGCGTTCGTCGACATCGTCGGCCCGACCGGCAAGGTCCACGCCTTCGAGCCGATCCCGTTCCTGATGAAGGATCTGGTGGGGCGTTTCGGCCGACGACCCGAGGTCGAGCTGCACGACGTCGCCCTCTCCGACGCGGCGGGGCGCACCGATTTCACGGTCGCGAGCGTGCCCGGCGAGAGCGGGCTCCTCGCCCGCTACTTCAGCAGTCCCGCCATCACGTCCAAGACCATCAAGGTCAGGACGGAGAGGCTCGATACCGCCCTCAGTCACGTCCCCGCGGTGGCCTACATCAAGATGGACATCGAGGGCGGGGAGTTGAACGCCCTGAGCGGCGCGGCCCAGCTCCTCCGGCGATGCCGCCCGATCGTCAGCGTGGAGTACGGCTGGGCCGGCTACTCCGCCTACGGGCACGCGCAGGATTCACTCTACCGGTTCGCCGAGAGCCACGGCTACATCTGCGCGGACATCACCGGAAACCTGATCGACGATGCGAGCACGTGGCTCGAGGTCAGCGACTACGTGACGTGGGATTTCTTCCTCGTCCCGCAGGAGCGTCGAGCCGACTGGGCCGCCCTGTTCGCGCGCCGCCCGGAGCCCGGACCCGCGTGA